In Maylandia zebra isolate NMK-2024a linkage group LG12, Mzebra_GT3a, whole genome shotgun sequence, a single genomic region encodes these proteins:
- the rilpl2 gene encoding RILP-like protein 2 isoform X1, whose amino-acid sequence MEFGEESSPARAFEKDAFELTVEDVYDISYVIGRDLLKISSTGEEVSDLQFRIVRVLEMFETLVNKYNLSLEELKMERDNLKSELDRIIKEGSSRPGAQTSGPNQLVVDLTDPNRPRFTMQELKEVLQERNQLKAQLMVAQEELQLYKSGILPQAEPAMVEVSPSPPWQVETPAATEHRPAMINDTKEEKTTIGKLFSFRRK is encoded by the exons ATGGAGTTTGGTGAGGAATCGTCACCAGCTCGGGCTTTCGAGAAGGACGCTTTCGAGCTCACTGTGGAAGATGTGTATGATATCTCGTACGTAATCGGAAGAGATCTGTTAAAAATCAGCAGCACTGGCGAAGAAGTGTCAGACCTACAGTTTAGGATAGTCCGTGTGTTGGAAATGTTTGAGACtttggtcaacaagtacaactTGTCtctggaggagctgaaaatggaGCGGGACAACCTCAAGAGCGAACTGGATAGGATCATCAAGGAGGGCTCCTCCAGGCCTGGCGCG cagACTTCGGGACCGAACCAGCTGGTGGTGGACCTGACAGACCCTAACAGACCCCGATTCACTATGCAGGAGCTGAAGGAGGTGCTGCAAGAGAGGAACCAGCTGAAGGCTCAGCTCATGGTGGCCCAGGAGGAGCTTCAGCTGTACAAGAG TGGGATCCTGCCACAAGCTGAACCAGCCATGGTGGAGGTGTCTCCATCTCCACCATGGCAGGTGGAGACACCTGCAGCTACAGAGCACAGACCAGCCATGATAAACGACACGAAAGAAGAGAAGACGACCATAGGCAAACT GTTTTCATTCAGGCGAAAATGA
- the kmt5ab gene encoding lysine methyltransferase 5Ab: MAKGKKNVLRVDKKPENPAEDTVTSLTETKENKPANNKGCKGNVQTVLPSLRTPSKPRSPLSDSSSTLIQEGNDSDSTKPDMPKLKKGSSNKMKAEVSKVQKAEMACHSDETREKASEQPSSTSHTDVRSATDGSVPKSKSRGRNGHKLGAKKMESKALQNRKVTDYFPIRRSNRKTNAELKSEQHKHLDDLIKNDIEEGMEVKNIDGKGRGVFAVSCFKRGDFVVEYHGDLLDLAEAKIREAQYAEDPQTGCYMYYFQYQSKTYCVDATKETSRLGRLINHCKTGNCQTRLHPIDGTPHLILVASRDINAGEELLYDYGDRSKASILAHPWLKH, from the exons ATGGCAAAAG GGAAGAAAAATGTGCTGAGAGTCGACAAAAAGCCAGAGAACCCTGCTGAAGATACAGTAACCTCACTGACGGAGACAAAGGAAAACAAGCCAGCAAATAACAAG GGTTGTAAAGGTAACGTGCAGACAGTTCTCCCAAGTCTACGGACTCCAAGCAAGCCCAGGTCCCCTCTGAGTGACAGTTCAAGCACGCTCATTCAGGAAGGAAATGATTCGGATTCAACTAAACCAGATAtgccaaaactgaaaaaag gCTCATCCAATAAAATGAAAGCTGAGGTATCCAAAGTCCAGAAGGCTGAAATGGCTTGTCATAGTGATGAAACAAGAGAAAAGGCCTCTGAGCAACCAAGCTCCACCTCGCATACTGACGTCAGGTCTGCAACAGATGGCAGTGTCCCAAAATCCAAGTCTCGGGGCAGAAATGGACACAAGCTGGGAGCAAAAAA GATGGAGAGTAAAGCTCTTCAAAACAGAAAGGTCACTGACTACTTTCCCATCAGGCGcagtaacagaaaaacaaatgcagaGTTAAAG AGTGAACAACACAAGCACCTCGATGACCTGATAAAGAATGACATTGAAGAAGGAATGGAG GTCAAAAACATAGACGGCAAGGGGAGAGGGGTATTTGCTGTGAGTTGTTTCAAAAGGGGAGATTTTGTCGTGGAGTATCACGGAGACCTGCTGGACCTGGCTGAAGCTAAAATCAGAGAGGCCCAGTACGCTGAGGATCCTCAAACAGGCTGTTACATGTACTACTTCCAGTATCAATCCAAAACTTACTG TGTTGATGCCACAAAGGAAACGAGTCGGCTTGGTAGGCTGATCAACCACTGTAAAACTGGAAACTGCCAGACGAGGCTTCACCCCATCGATGGAACGCCTCACCTGATCTTGGTCGCCTCCAGAGACATCAATGCAGGCGAGGAGCTGCTTTACGATTATGGCGATCGGAGTAAAGCCTCAATCCTTGCTCACCCATGGCTCAAACACTGA
- the rilpl2 gene encoding RILP-like protein 2 isoform X2, with the protein MEFGEESSPARAFEKDAFELTVEDVYDISYVIGRDLLKISSTGEEVSDLQFRIVRVLEMFETLVNKYNLSLEELKMERDNLKSELDRIIKEGSSRPGATSGPNQLVVDLTDPNRPRFTMQELKEVLQERNQLKAQLMVAQEELQLYKSGILPQAEPAMVEVSPSPPWQVETPAATEHRPAMINDTKEEKTTIGKLFSFRRK; encoded by the exons ATGGAGTTTGGTGAGGAATCGTCACCAGCTCGGGCTTTCGAGAAGGACGCTTTCGAGCTCACTGTGGAAGATGTGTATGATATCTCGTACGTAATCGGAAGAGATCTGTTAAAAATCAGCAGCACTGGCGAAGAAGTGTCAGACCTACAGTTTAGGATAGTCCGTGTGTTGGAAATGTTTGAGACtttggtcaacaagtacaactTGTCtctggaggagctgaaaatggaGCGGGACAACCTCAAGAGCGAACTGGATAGGATCATCAAGGAGGGCTCCTCCAGGCCTGGCGCG ACTTCGGGACCGAACCAGCTGGTGGTGGACCTGACAGACCCTAACAGACCCCGATTCACTATGCAGGAGCTGAAGGAGGTGCTGCAAGAGAGGAACCAGCTGAAGGCTCAGCTCATGGTGGCCCAGGAGGAGCTTCAGCTGTACAAGAG TGGGATCCTGCCACAAGCTGAACCAGCCATGGTGGAGGTGTCTCCATCTCCACCATGGCAGGTGGAGACACCTGCAGCTACAGAGCACAGACCAGCCATGATAAACGACACGAAAGAAGAGAAGACGACCATAGGCAAACT GTTTTCATTCAGGCGAAAATGA